The Candidatus Beckwithbacteria bacterium DNA window TAGAGCCAAAGGGAGAGTAAGTGGTGGGGGCGGCGGGAAGTCCGGCCAAAAGGGCGGCTTCGGCTAAATCAACGTCTTTAATCGATTGGCCAAAATAGGTTTGAGCGGCTTGTTCGGCGCCGTAAGCAGTGCCGCCGTAGCTGACTTGGTTAAAGTACATTTCCAAGATTTCGTCTTTGGAAAAGATAACCTCGGTTTCAATGGTTAAAATTAACTCTTTAAGTTTGCGGGTTAAGGTCCGTTCCGGAGTTAAGAGGGCGTTTTTAACCAACTGTTGAGTGATTGTCGAACCACCCTGGAGTTGGCGATTGAAAATAATTTGTTCCAAGGAACGTAAAATACCGGTCCAGGAAACACCTTTGTGAGTGTAAAAATGACTGTCTTCGATGGCTAAAGTTGCCTGTTTAAAGTGTTGAGGAATATCGCTTAAGGGGATAAGAGTGCGGTTTTGATCTTTGTAAAAAGTAAACAAGAGTTGGCCATTACGGTCATAGATTTTGGTGGAGATGGCCGGCGGATGATTAATTAAATCAGTCGGGTTAGGAAGACCTTTTAAGACGAACCAGTAGAACAAACCAGAAAGTATAAACAAAAAAATAACAACCGGAATTTTTTTAAATTTAAGCTTGATTTTGAGTGTTTTAAGACGGGGTAATTTGGGATGGGGTAATTTACGATAGGGTATTTTAATTCGGGGGAGGTTGATTGTAGGTAATTTGACTGTAATTTTTAGAGATTTTAAGAAGCGGAAAGTCGATTTATAGGCGGAAATAAAAATTACAACCGATTGAAAAATCAGCTTAATCAGCCAAAAAATTGAACGATAGGTGAATCGCCCGATAATCTCCAAAACTTTGAACATGGGGCGTATTATACCCTATAAGAAAAGAAAATGGGAGGGGTTATTTTACACTAATATTGTAGGCGGGTTCGATGATATTGCCTTTGTCGTCCAGGGGCCTGGGGCAATCAAGGCAGTAGTTTGGCTGAACAGGGTCGGAAAGCATAAAGTGTTCCTGCATTTCTAAATTCTCTCCGCCAGTGGGCGGATTACCAGGGAGAGGAGGTAGGTTGGTAGTTTTATCAATCCAGACAGATTGTTTTAGTTCCGGTTCAAGATCCGGTTCGTGGCCTTTGATAAAATATTCGAAGCGGGTGGCGTCGCAGGGATGGTCGGGATTAGGCTTAAAGCCGGAGAGACTGCAGATTTCCAGGCCGACCACGTTTTCCGGTTTTTTAGGCCATTCATCAGGTTTGTCTTTAAGGGTGTAGGTCATAATTTGGTGCCAGATAGGGGCGGCGCCGGAGACGCCGGAAACAAGATAGGAAGACATGGGGGTGTTATTGTTGTTGCCGACCCAGCTAGCGACTAAATAAGAAGGGGTGTAGCCAATGGTCCAGTTGTCGCGCAAATCATCGGTGGTGCCGGTTTTAACGGAAACGGCGTGGTTGGGAACCACTAATTGGGAGGACCCGCCAAAGGACTGACTGCGGGCATTATTATCCAAAAGGATGTGGGAAATTAAATAAGTCACTTCCGGGGGCAAAACCTTCGTGCCAACCGGAAGCTCGGTGTTTAAATCAATTTGTTCCAAGATTTTTCCCTGATAAGTGACCACCTTAAGAATTGGGGTAAGATTAACTTTCAGGCCTTGGTTGGCAAAAACACCAAAGGCGATAGCCATATCCACCATTTTGACTTCGCCGCCGCCTAAAGTTAAAGATAAACCGTAACGGGAGGGGTCGGTAAAAGTGGTAATACCCATTGCCGAAGCCGTGGCGATCATGGAGTCAACGGAGTTGGCGGCGAGCATTTTGACCGCCGGAATATTAAATGAATTACCTAAGGCAAAGCGCATCTGGACGGGGCCGTGAAATTTGCCATCATAGTTTTTTGGACAATAGGGCGGTTGGCCGGGAACTAAAAAACAAACAGGTACATCGAGAAACAGGGTGGAAGGGGTATAACCTTTTAAAAGGCCGACGCTATAGTTAATCGGCTTGATGGAAGAACCAGGTTGGCGCTGGCGGGTAGTGACATTAACATTGCCGTCAATTGAGTCGTCAAAATAATCTTTAGAACCAATCATGGCGAGGATTTCACCGGTGCGGGGAATGGTAATTAAAGCGGCACCATTACTGACATTGGCATTTTTCAACTTGGCGACTTCGCTGGCCACTGCGCTTTCGGCGTATTCCTGAAGACTTAGGTCCAAAGAGGTGGTAACCCTTAAGCCGCCTTTTTCGACCAGGGTTTCACCGTATTTATCGACTAAAAGTTCTTTAATATAAAGAGAGAAATGAGGAGCCTTAAGGTTGTTTTTGGGCGGGGCAAAGACAAGTTTTTGATTAACGGCTTCGGCATATTGTGACTTAATAATATATTTATCCTGAAGCAGACGATCTAAAACTTGATGTTGACGGTTGATGGCCAACTCCGGGTTGGCGCCGAAAGGAGAGAAGCGGGTAGGGGCCTGAGGCAAGCCGGCCAAAAGAGCGGCTTCGGCCAGAGTCAGGTTTTTGGCAGATTTGGCAAAGTAAGTTTCACTGGCCTGTTCAATGCCATAAGCGGTGCCGCCGTAGGGAACATTATTTAAATACATTTCCAAAATTTGATTTTTCCGATAGCGGACCTCGGTGGCCCAGGTTAGGATCGCTTCACGGATTTTACGGGTAATTGTCCGTTCCGGAGTAAGAAGGGAAGTTTTAACCAATTGCTGGGTAATGGTGGAACCGCCCTGAAGATTTTGTTTAAAAACCGTATTTAAAAAGGCGCGGGTGAGACCTTCCCAGGCAAAGCCGTGGTGGTGGTAAAAATTTTTATCTTCAATGGCGATGGTGGCTTGAGCAATATAGGGTGGCAGATCTGTTAGTTTAATCGGAGTGCGATTCTGTTCGGCATAAATTTCGTATAAGAGTTGGCCGTTTCTATCTAAAATTTTAGTGGAAACAGGAAATTGATCAGAGCCGAGTTTGTTGGGATTGGGCAGGTCTTTAAAG harbors:
- a CDS encoding transglycosylase domain-containing protein, with product MRKKKLKNKVKKFVFIFSKFLIGLRKKKVKKKLKNKVKKFVFIFSLLLIGYGFIKIFKDLPNPNKLGSDQFPVSTKILDRNGQLLYEIYAEQNRTPIKLTDLPPYIAQATIAIEDKNFYHHHGFAWEGLTRAFLNTVFKQNLQGGSTITQQLVKTSLLTPERTITRKIREAILTWATEVRYRKNQILEMYLNNVPYGGTAYGIEQASETYFAKSAKNLTLAEAALLAGLPQAPTRFSPFGANPELAINRQHQVLDRLLQDKYIIKSQYAEAVNQKLVFAPPKNNLKAPHFSLYIKELLVDKYGETLVEKGGLRVTTSLDLSLQEYAESAVASEVAKLKNANVSNGAALITIPRTGEILAMIGSKDYFDDSIDGNVNVTTRQRQPGSSIKPINYSVGLLKGYTPSTLFLDVPVCFLVPGQPPYCPKNYDGKFHGPVQMRFALGNSFNIPAVKMLAANSVDSMIATASAMGITTFTDPSRYGLSLTLGGGEVKMVDMAIAFGVFANQGLKVNLTPILKVVTYQGKILEQIDLNTELPVGTKVLPPEVTYLISHILLDNNARSQSFGGSSQLVVPNHAVSVKTGTTDDLRDNWTIGYTPSYLVASWVGNNNNTPMSSYLVSGVSGAAPIWHQIMTYTLKDKPDEWPKKPENVVGLEICSLSGFKPNPDHPCDATRFEYFIKGHEPDLEPELKQSVWIDKTTNLPPLPGNPPTGGENLEMQEHFMLSDPVQPNYCLDCPRPLDDKGNIIEPAYNISVK